One window of Mesorhizobium sp. WSM4904 genomic DNA carries:
- a CDS encoding TIGR01458 family HAD-type hydrolase, with product MLLDLLGVVYDGDTPITGAVAAIGRLREAQLPLRFVSNTTRSPRSAIITQLAAMGIEVADEELLTPARAAVEWLRKHDRQPHLLVHPDLEVEFSGLKGGSGRAVVIGDAGEAFDHASLNRAFRELVAGADFLALAINRTFKDADGLLSLDTGAFVAALEFASGRSPVVLGKPSADFFHSALARLNCPAADAVMVGDDAESDIAGALSAGLGAALLVRTGKFRPGDETRFDPAPTALVDDLTAATEWILKGAPG from the coding sequence GTGCTGCTCGATCTTCTGGGTGTCGTCTATGATGGCGACACCCCGATTACGGGCGCTGTCGCGGCCATCGGGCGTCTGCGCGAAGCTCAATTGCCGCTCCGCTTCGTCAGCAACACGACACGCTCGCCGCGCAGCGCAATCATCACGCAGCTTGCGGCCATGGGCATCGAGGTAGCCGACGAAGAATTGCTGACGCCGGCGCGCGCCGCGGTCGAATGGCTGCGCAAGCATGACCGCCAGCCGCACCTGCTCGTCCATCCCGACCTCGAGGTCGAGTTTTCCGGGCTGAAGGGCGGGAGCGGACGCGCTGTCGTCATCGGCGATGCCGGCGAGGCTTTCGACCATGCCAGCCTCAACCGGGCTTTCCGCGAGCTGGTCGCCGGCGCAGATTTTCTTGCGCTTGCCATCAACCGCACCTTCAAGGATGCCGACGGCCTGCTCAGCCTCGACACCGGCGCCTTCGTCGCGGCGCTGGAATTCGCCAGCGGGCGAAGCCCCGTCGTGCTCGGCAAGCCGTCAGCGGATTTCTTCCACTCGGCGCTCGCCCGTCTGAACTGTCCGGCTGCCGATGCGGTCATGGTCGGCGACGATGCCGAGAGCGATATCGCCGGCGCGCTCAGCGCGGGGCTTGGCGCGGCGCTGCTCGTGCGGACGGGCAAGTTTCGCCCAGGCGATGAAACGCGCTTCGATCCAGCACCGACGGCGCTGGTAGACGATCTCACCGCTGCAACCGAATGGATACTTAAAGGCGCGCCGGGCTGA
- a CDS encoding cupin domain-containing protein, which yields MPKINVTALPFVARGGYPPPYDKLVAGRSRKRLGDEAGLTQFGVNLAKLAPGAYSSLRHWHENQDEFIFVMEGELTLVEDEGETVLRPGDAAGFKAGVANGHHLVNRSGNDAIYLEVGTRTQRERAHFSDVDLVAVADETGVHYSRNDGARL from the coding sequence ATGCCGAAGATCAACGTCACCGCTCTGCCGTTCGTCGCGCGTGGCGGTTACCCGCCGCCGTACGACAAGCTGGTCGCAGGTCGTTCGCGCAAGCGTCTCGGCGATGAAGCCGGCCTGACCCAGTTCGGCGTCAACCTGGCGAAGCTCGCACCCGGCGCCTACTCATCGCTGCGCCATTGGCACGAGAATCAGGACGAGTTCATCTTTGTCATGGAAGGGGAACTGACGCTGGTGGAGGACGAAGGCGAGACCGTGCTGCGGCCGGGCGACGCGGCCGGCTTCAAGGCGGGCGTCGCCAACGGCCACCATTTGGTCAACCGCTCCGGCAACGACGCTATCTATCTTGAAGTGGGAACGCGCACACAGCGGGAACGCGCGCACTTTTCCGACGTCGATCTTGTCGCCGTTGCCGACGAGACCGGCGTCCACTACAGCCGTAATGACGGAGCGCGCTTGTGA
- a CDS encoding GlxA family transcriptional regulator, with the protein MIKSEKPSIFRSERETLKVTFLVFSGSSIMCVASAVDPLRAANRISGETLFDFKLVSVTGEASVTTCGLPVAVSGRFDAAEPTDMLVVVAGFGTQNYATSALLAGLRRAARAARACGGVEAGTWLVARAGLLEGRSATTHWEDMEDFSAAFPGVDVRPDRYVIDGPVFTSGGASPTFDLMLHLVRTRLGMAAALDVASVFIYDQARAATDAQPLVSLGRLDGYDQRLAQAIRLMEAHVDQPLTIDAVAKRAGVTARTLETIFRKSIGETPGAYYLRLRLSAARRLVVDTRIAMADIAGRTGFSSAAAFSRAFSKAFGEAPVRLRRG; encoded by the coding sequence ATGATCAAAAGCGAAAAGCCGAGCATCTTTCGCTCCGAACGCGAAACGCTCAAGGTGACGTTCCTGGTGTTCTCGGGATCGTCCATCATGTGCGTGGCCTCGGCGGTCGACCCGCTGCGCGCCGCCAACCGCATTTCCGGCGAGACATTGTTCGACTTCAAGCTGGTCTCGGTCACCGGCGAGGCCTCGGTGACCACCTGCGGCCTGCCGGTCGCCGTCAGTGGCCGCTTCGATGCGGCCGAGCCGACCGACATGCTGGTCGTCGTCGCCGGCTTCGGCACGCAGAACTACGCGACGTCGGCGCTGCTTGCCGGTTTGCGGAGGGCAGCGCGTGCGGCCCGCGCCTGCGGCGGCGTCGAGGCCGGCACCTGGCTGGTGGCGCGCGCCGGGCTGCTCGAAGGCCGCAGCGCCACCACCCATTGGGAGGACATGGAGGATTTCTCCGCCGCCTTTCCCGGCGTCGACGTGCGGCCGGACCGCTATGTCATCGACGGTCCGGTCTTCACCTCGGGCGGCGCCTCGCCGACCTTCGACCTGATGCTGCATCTCGTCCGCACCCGGCTCGGCATGGCCGCCGCGCTCGATGTGGCGAGCGTATTCATCTACGACCAGGCGCGCGCCGCGACCGACGCGCAGCCGCTGGTCTCGCTCGGCCGGCTCGACGGCTACGATCAGCGCCTGGCGCAGGCGATCCGGCTGATGGAAGCGCATGTCGACCAGCCGCTGACCATCGACGCGGTGGCGAAGCGCGCCGGCGTGACAGCGCGGACGCTGGAAACCATCTTTCGCAAGTCGATCGGCGAGACGCCCGGCGCCTACTATCTGCGGCTGCGCCTCAGCGCCGCCAGGCGCCTGGTCGTCGACACACGCATTGCGATGGCCGACATTGCCGGGCGCACGGGTTTTTCCTCCGCCGCGGCATTTTCCAGGGCATTTTCCAAGGCATTCGGCGAGGCGCCGGTCAGGCTGAGACGCGGCTAG
- a CDS encoding 3-keto-5-aminohexanoate cleavage protein → MPLAMNREVFVTCAVTGSGGTQDRSPNVPRSPKQIADSAIEAAKAGAAIVHCHVRDPETGKPRRDVHLYREVTERIREANVDVVLNLTAGMGGDMVFGSPEAPLPLNEKGTDMGGATNRMEHVRQCLPEICTLDCGTMNFAEADYVMTNTPGMLRAMGGMMTALGVKPEIEAFDTGHLWFAKQLVEEQVLKPDALVQLCMGVPWGAPDDLNTFMAMVNNVPSTWNWSAFSIGRNQMAYVAAAVLAGGNVRVGLEDNLWLDKGVLATNAQLVERAVSIVSNLGARVLGPEEVRKKLNLTKRAPIAA, encoded by the coding sequence ATGCCGCTTGCGATGAACCGTGAGGTCTTCGTTACCTGTGCCGTGACCGGCTCCGGCGGCACGCAGGATCGCAGCCCGAATGTGCCGCGCTCGCCCAAGCAGATCGCCGATTCGGCGATCGAGGCGGCAAAGGCCGGCGCCGCCATCGTCCACTGCCATGTCCGCGACCCGGAGACCGGCAAGCCCAGGCGCGACGTGCATCTCTATCGCGAGGTCACCGAGCGTATCCGAGAGGCGAATGTCGACGTCGTGCTGAACCTCACCGCCGGCATGGGCGGCGATATGGTGTTCGGCTCGCCCGAGGCGCCGCTGCCGCTCAACGAAAAAGGCACCGACATGGGCGGCGCCACCAACCGCATGGAGCATGTGCGCCAGTGCCTGCCGGAGATCTGCACGCTGGATTGCGGCACGATGAACTTCGCCGAGGCCGACTATGTCATGACCAACACGCCCGGCATGCTGCGCGCCATGGGCGGCATGATGACGGCGCTGGGCGTCAAGCCGGAGATCGAGGCCTTCGACACCGGCCATCTGTGGTTCGCCAAGCAGCTTGTCGAGGAGCAGGTGCTGAAGCCCGACGCGCTGGTGCAGCTCTGCATGGGCGTGCCGTGGGGCGCGCCGGACGACCTCAACACCTTCATGGCGATGGTCAACAATGTGCCGTCGACCTGGAACTGGTCCGCCTTCTCGATCGGCCGCAACCAGATGGCCTATGTCGCGGCGGCCGTGCTCGCCGGCGGCAATGTCCGCGTCGGTCTGGAAGACAATCTCTGGCTGGACAAGGGCGTGCTGGCGACCAACGCGCAGCTGGTCGAGCGCGCCGTGAGCATCGTCTCCAATCTCGGCGCGCGCGTGCTCGGGCCGGAGGAAGTGCGCAAGAAGCTCAACCTCACCAAGCGGGCGCCGATCGCCGCGTGA
- a CDS encoding HD domain-containing protein, whose translation MATVKFTAMKDGDKEDYEFLTAHEIDYAAKTGDRLLDALVQLDEGLSGYKITRLGHSLQAATRAWRDGADIDWIVAALLHDIGDIYAPYNHDEYAATILKPFVREQCTWVVEKHGDFQRLYYAHHLGGNRHARDRFAGHLYFDDCDQFCERWDQSSFDPDYDTLPVEFFRPFVLEVFARKAYDPVVIRAGERVPLTDPETAKTRTGA comes from the coding sequence ATGGCTACCGTCAAATTCACCGCGATGAAGGACGGCGATAAGGAAGATTATGAATTCCTGACCGCCCACGAGATCGACTATGCCGCCAAGACCGGCGACCGGCTGCTCGACGCGCTGGTGCAGCTCGACGAGGGCCTGTCCGGCTACAAGATCACCCGGCTCGGCCATTCGCTGCAGGCGGCGACGCGCGCCTGGCGCGACGGCGCCGACATAGACTGGATCGTCGCCGCACTTCTGCATGACATCGGCGACATCTATGCGCCCTACAATCACGACGAATATGCCGCGACGATCCTGAAGCCGTTCGTGCGCGAGCAATGCACCTGGGTGGTGGAAAAGCACGGCGATTTCCAGCGCCTCTATTACGCGCATCATCTCGGCGGCAACCGGCATGCGCGCGACCGCTTTGCCGGCCACCTCTATTTCGACGACTGCGACCAGTTCTGCGAGCGCTGGGACCAGTCGAGTTTCGATCCCGACTACGACACGCTGCCGGTCGAATTCTTCCGGCCCTTCGTGCTCGAAGTCTTCGCGCGCAAGGCCTACGACCCGGTGGTGATCCGCGCCGGCGAGCGCGTGCCGCTTACCGATCCCGAAACAGCCAAGACGAGAACCGGAGCCTGA
- a CDS encoding carnitine 3-dehydrogenase: MSVINKAAAIGGGVIGAGWVARLLLNGIDVAIFDPDPEASRKVSEVMKGARRAYKQMLPGGLPKEGKLTFAKTIAEAVADADFIQESVPERLDLKHKVLAEIDQHAPANAIVGSSTSGIKPTDMQVAMKKHPERLVVGHPFNPVYLLPLVEIVGGQQTFPEAIEVAKELYASIGMKPVVVRKEIEAFVGDRLLEAAWREALWLVKDGICTVEELDDIMRYSFGLRWAQMGMFQVYRVAGGEAGMRHFMAQFGPCLKWPWTKLMDVPEFNDELVDLIATQSDEQANGLSIRELEKIRDDNLVAIMEALSKQNKGKGWGAGALHKDYTRQLAKLAAKPAAKAADKAKTAKPAKKAAKPVKAEKPAKADKQKKSKKKG; this comes from the coding sequence ATGAGCGTTATCAACAAGGCGGCAGCCATCGGCGGCGGCGTCATCGGTGCCGGATGGGTGGCGCGGCTGCTCTTGAACGGCATCGACGTCGCGATCTTTGATCCCGATCCCGAAGCGTCGCGCAAAGTGAGCGAGGTGATGAAAGGCGCGCGCCGCGCCTACAAGCAGATGCTGCCCGGCGGCCTGCCCAAGGAAGGCAAGCTCACCTTCGCCAAGACGATCGCCGAGGCCGTCGCCGACGCCGACTTCATCCAGGAAAGCGTGCCGGAGCGGCTCGACCTCAAGCACAAGGTGCTGGCCGAGATCGACCAGCATGCGCCGGCCAACGCCATCGTCGGTTCCTCGACCTCCGGCATCAAGCCGACCGACATGCAGGTGGCGATGAAGAAGCATCCGGAGCGGCTGGTCGTCGGCCATCCGTTCAATCCGGTCTATCTGTTGCCGCTGGTCGAGATCGTCGGCGGCCAGCAGACTTTCCCGGAGGCGATCGAGGTCGCCAAGGAGCTCTACGCCTCGATCGGCATGAAGCCGGTGGTGGTGCGCAAGGAGATCGAGGCCTTCGTCGGCGACCGCCTGCTCGAGGCCGCCTGGCGCGAGGCGCTGTGGCTGGTCAAGGACGGCATCTGCACCGTCGAGGAACTCGACGACATCATGCGCTATTCCTTCGGCCTGCGCTGGGCGCAGATGGGCATGTTCCAGGTTTACCGCGTCGCCGGCGGCGAGGCCGGCATGCGCCACTTCATGGCGCAGTTCGGCCCCTGCCTGAAATGGCCGTGGACCAAGCTGATGGACGTGCCGGAATTCAACGACGAATTGGTCGATCTCATCGCCACGCAGTCGGACGAGCAGGCCAACGGGCTGTCGATCCGCGAGCTGGAGAAGATCCGCGACGACAATCTGGTCGCGATCATGGAAGCGCTGTCGAAGCAGAACAAAGGCAAGGGCTGGGGCGCCGGCGCGCTGCACAAGGATTATACCAGGCAGCTCGCCAAGCTGGCGGCGAAGCCGGCTGCCAAAGCCGCCGACAAGGCAAAGACCGCCAAGCCGGCGAAGAAGGCGGCGAAGCCGGTAAAGGCTGAAAAGCCGGCCAAAGCCGACAAGCAGAAGAAGAGCAAGAAGAAGGGCTGA
- a CDS encoding acyl-CoA dehydrogenase, producing MHFGLSEEQKLIVETTRAFVENELYPHEREVERTGVLRRELIDELKAKAIAAGLYAANMPADVGGAGLDTVSWLLYEKELGRANYALHWTCVARPSNILLAGTPEQREKYLFPCIRGEKWDCLAMTEPGAGSDLRGMKATAVQDGSDWVLNGTKHFISHADIADFAICFMASGEEDSPRGKRKKITAFFVDKGTKGFTVRDGYRNVSHRGYTNSILEFDDCRLPASQVLGEVHKGFEVANSWLGATRLQVGATCLGRAERALSHAIEYAAQRQQFGQQIGKFQGVSFKLADMATELKAADLMVFEAGWKYDQGTVTDQDMAMAKLKATEMLAFVADEAIQIHGGMGLMDDLPLERIWRDARVERIWEGTSEIQRHIISRALLRPFGA from the coding sequence ATGCATTTCGGTCTTTCGGAAGAACAGAAGCTCATCGTCGAGACGACGCGCGCCTTCGTCGAGAACGAGCTTTACCCGCATGAGCGCGAGGTGGAGCGCACCGGCGTGCTGCGCCGCGAGCTGATCGACGAGCTGAAGGCCAAGGCGATCGCGGCCGGGCTCTACGCCGCCAACATGCCGGCCGATGTCGGCGGCGCCGGCCTCGATACGGTGAGCTGGCTGCTTTACGAAAAGGAGCTCGGCCGCGCCAACTACGCGCTGCACTGGACCTGCGTGGCGCGGCCGTCCAACATCCTGCTCGCCGGCACGCCGGAGCAGCGCGAAAAGTATCTCTTTCCCTGCATCCGCGGCGAGAAATGGGATTGCCTGGCGATGACCGAGCCCGGCGCCGGCTCCGATCTGCGCGGCATGAAGGCGACCGCGGTGCAGGACGGCTCGGACTGGGTGCTCAACGGCACCAAGCACTTCATCAGCCATGCCGACATCGCCGACTTCGCGATTTGTTTCATGGCCTCGGGCGAGGAGGATTCGCCGCGCGGCAAGCGCAAGAAGATCACCGCCTTCTTCGTCGACAAGGGCACAAAGGGTTTCACGGTGCGCGACGGCTATCGCAACGTCTCGCATCGCGGCTACACAAACTCGATCCTCGAATTCGACGATTGCCGGCTGCCGGCGAGCCAGGTTCTCGGCGAGGTGCACAAGGGCTTCGAGGTGGCGAACTCCTGGCTCGGAGCCACGCGGCTCCAGGTCGGAGCCACCTGCCTCGGCCGCGCCGAGCGCGCGCTCTCGCACGCCATCGAATATGCCGCGCAGCGCCAGCAGTTCGGCCAGCAGATCGGCAAGTTCCAGGGCGTCTCGTTCAAGCTCGCCGACATGGCGACCGAGCTGAAGGCCGCCGACCTGATGGTGTTCGAAGCCGGCTGGAAGTACGATCAGGGCACCGTCACCGATCAGGACATGGCGATGGCCAAGCTGAAGGCCACCGAGATGCTGGCTTTCGTTGCCGACGAGGCGATCCAGATCCATGGCGGCATGGGGCTGATGGACGACCTGCCGCTCGAGCGCATCTGGCGGGACGCCCGCGTCGAGCGCATCTGGGAAGGCACGTCGGAGATTCAGCGACATATTATTTCGCGGGCGTTGCTGCGCCCGTTCGGGGCTTAG
- a CDS encoding acetate--CoA ligase family protein, translating to MHKLERLLRPKSIAVFGGAQAAAVVAQSIKMGFAGEIWPVHPTKDEVAGRKAYRSVADLPGAPDAAFVGVNRHLTIEVVKALAERGAGGAVCFAAGFLETEAYDEDGERLQAELVAAAGEMPIIGPNCYGLINYADGALLWPDQHGGIRLPEGGKGVAIITQSSNIAINMTMQKRGLPIAFLMTAGNQAQTGLSEMALGLIEDERVTSLGLHIEAFDSVAGFERLAARARELKKPIIAMKVGRSEQARQATVSHTASLAGSDAASGAFLKRLGIARVDSIPAFIEALKLLHITGPLPGYRLSSMSCSGGEASVMADSAEGRWVHFPAMTAEHRAHVKSTLGPLVAVANPLDYHTFIWNNEPAMTATFTAMVSGGFDLNMLVLDFPRPDRCSDTDWWATLRAFEAALKTNRAQGAIVSSLPENLPEEYTAGLMARGMVPLFGISEAMDAAQAAAFIGWAWREPQAQPVDTTAAGATDGKHIAPDEAEAKARLIEAGLPVPRGERAFNAVEAVISSMALGFPVALKALGVTHKSELGAVRLNLKDAESVSNAAHDLLPLGTGLYAERMVRDGVAELIVGFTRDPMFGAVMTLGTGGVLVELLRDSVTLMLPATRDDIEAALRGLKLYPLLEGYRGRPKADVQAAIDAIAGIADFVQKNEGEIEELDINPLIVCAEGKGAWIADALLVLGEKKNG from the coding sequence ATGCATAAACTCGAACGTCTCCTGCGCCCGAAATCGATCGCCGTGTTCGGCGGGGCGCAGGCCGCCGCCGTCGTGGCGCAGTCGATCAAGATGGGCTTTGCCGGCGAAATCTGGCCGGTGCATCCGACCAAGGACGAGGTCGCCGGCCGCAAGGCCTACCGCTCCGTCGCCGACCTGCCCGGCGCGCCGGACGCCGCCTTTGTCGGCGTCAACCGCCATCTCACCATCGAGGTCGTCAAGGCGCTGGCCGAGCGCGGCGCAGGCGGCGCTGTATGCTTCGCGGCGGGCTTCCTCGAGACCGAAGCCTATGACGAGGACGGCGAGCGGCTGCAGGCCGAGCTCGTTGCCGCCGCCGGTGAGATGCCGATCATCGGCCCGAACTGCTACGGCCTGATCAACTATGCCGACGGCGCGCTGCTTTGGCCCGACCAGCATGGCGGCATCAGGCTGCCGGAGGGAGGCAAGGGCGTCGCCATCATCACGCAGTCGTCCAACATCGCCATCAACATGACGATGCAGAAACGAGGCCTGCCGATCGCCTTCCTGATGACGGCCGGCAACCAGGCGCAGACCGGCCTCTCCGAAATGGCGCTTGGCCTGATCGAGGACGAGCGCGTCACCTCGCTTGGCCTGCATATCGAGGCTTTCGATTCGGTCGCCGGCTTCGAGCGGCTGGCGGCGAGAGCCCGCGAGCTGAAAAAACCGATCATCGCCATGAAGGTCGGCCGTTCCGAACAGGCCAGGCAGGCGACGGTGTCGCACACTGCCTCGCTCGCCGGTTCCGACGCCGCCTCCGGCGCCTTCCTGAAGCGTCTCGGCATCGCGCGCGTCGATTCCATTCCGGCCTTCATCGAAGCACTGAAGCTCCTGCACATCACCGGACCTTTGCCCGGCTACAGACTGTCGTCGATGAGCTGCTCGGGCGGCGAGGCATCGGTGATGGCCGACAGCGCCGAAGGGCGCTGGGTGCATTTCCCGGCGATGACCGCCGAGCACCGCGCCCATGTCAAATCGACGCTCGGACCGCTGGTCGCGGTCGCCAATCCGCTCGACTACCACACCTTCATCTGGAACAACGAGCCGGCGATGACGGCCACCTTCACCGCCATGGTGTCGGGCGGCTTCGACCTCAACATGCTGGTGCTCGACTTCCCGCGCCCCGACCGCTGCTCCGACACCGACTGGTGGGCGACGCTGCGCGCCTTCGAGGCGGCGCTGAAGACCAACAGGGCGCAAGGCGCGATAGTCTCCTCATTGCCGGAGAACCTGCCGGAGGAATATACCGCCGGGCTGATGGCGCGCGGCATGGTGCCCTTGTTCGGCATTTCCGAGGCGATGGATGCCGCGCAGGCGGCAGCCTTCATCGGCTGGGCGTGGCGTGAGCCACAGGCGCAGCCGGTCGACACCACGGCGGCCGGCGCGACCGATGGCAAGCATATCGCCCCCGACGAGGCCGAAGCCAAGGCACGCCTGATCGAGGCCGGCCTGCCGGTGCCTAGGGGCGAGCGCGCTTTCAACGCGGTCGAGGCCGTGATCTCGTCGATGGCGCTCGGCTTCCCGGTGGCGCTGAAGGCGCTGGGCGTGACCCACAAATCGGAACTCGGCGCGGTGCGGCTCAACCTCAAGGACGCCGAATCCGTCAGCAATGCGGCGCATGACCTCCTGCCGCTCGGCACGGGGCTCTATGCCGAACGCATGGTGCGTGACGGCGTCGCCGAGCTGATCGTCGGCTTCACCCGCGACCCGATGTTCGGTGCGGTGATGACGCTGGGCACCGGCGGCGTGCTGGTCGAGCTTTTGCGCGACAGCGTGACCCTGATGTTGCCGGCGACGCGCGACGATATCGAGGCGGCATTGCGGGGGCTCAAGCTCTATCCCCTGCTCGAAGGCTATCGCGGTCGACCCAAGGCCGATGTCCAGGCCGCCATCGACGCCATCGCCGGCATTGCCGACTTCGTGCAGAAGAATGAAGGCGAGATCGAAGAGCTCGACATCAATCCGCTGATCGTCTGCGCCGAAGGCAAGGGCGCCTGGATCGCCGATGCGCTATTGGTGCTTGGAGAAAAGAAGAATGGCTGA
- a CDS encoding carnitinyl-CoA dehydratase has translation MADVITTRREGTILEVTLDRPKANAIDLKTSRLMGETFKAFRDDASLRVAIVKTAGDKFFSAGWDLKAAAAGDAVDGDYGVGGFAGLQELRDLNKPVIACVNGMAVGGGFELALSCDLIYASDHSSFALPEIRAGTLADAATIKLPKRIPYHIAMDLLFTGRWMDVAEAHRWGLVNEVLPKEKLEDRVWEIARLLASGPPLVFAAIKETARVAEALTFQDAMNKVTRRQLPTVDTLYGSEDNMEGFRAFAEKRDPVWKGR, from the coding sequence ATGGCTGACGTCATCACCACCCGCCGCGAAGGCACCATCCTCGAAGTGACGCTCGACCGGCCGAAGGCCAATGCCATCGACCTCAAGACGTCGCGGCTGATGGGCGAGACGTTCAAGGCGTTCCGCGACGATGCCAGCTTGCGCGTCGCCATCGTCAAGACGGCCGGCGACAAGTTCTTCAGCGCCGGCTGGGACCTGAAGGCTGCCGCCGCCGGCGACGCGGTCGACGGCGACTATGGCGTCGGCGGCTTTGCCGGGCTGCAGGAACTGCGCGACCTCAACAAGCCGGTCATCGCCTGCGTCAACGGCATGGCGGTGGGCGGCGGCTTCGAGCTGGCGCTGTCCTGCGACCTGATCTACGCGTCGGACCACTCTTCCTTCGCGCTGCCCGAGATCCGCGCCGGCACGCTTGCGGATGCCGCGACGATCAAGCTGCCGAAGCGCATCCCCTATCATATCGCCATGGACCTTTTGTTCACCGGCCGCTGGATGGATGTGGCGGAAGCGCATCGCTGGGGCCTGGTCAACGAGGTGCTGCCCAAGGAGAAGCTCGAGGACCGCGTCTGGGAGATCGCGCGGCTTTTGGCCAGCGGTCCGCCGCTGGTCTTCGCCGCGATCAAGGAGACGGCGCGCGTGGCCGAGGCGCTGACCTTCCAGGATGCGATGAACAAGGTGACCCGCAGGCAGTTGCCGACGGTCGATACCCTCTATGGTTCGGAAGACAATATGGAGGGTTTCCGGGCGTTCGCGGAGAAGCGCGACCCGGTGTGGAAGGGCAGGTAG
- a CDS encoding alpha/beta hydrolase — protein MTDYRKLIDAETWAFIEKTNSYYPPDTIDYTIAEQRAIYDRMCREFFAGYPHGVTTETTAIPTPTNSIPIRIYRNAEPDKAAMVLYAHGGGFILGGLDSHDDVCAELCARTGYEVVSVDYRLAPEHLHPAAFDDVLSAFEWAARTYDCPVLLCGDSAGGNLCAAIAHATRGHVKKPAAQLLIYPSLGGDRSKGSYVTHAEAPMLTARDIEFYKHIRTGGVDRTGDITLYPLADANFAYLPPTVLITAQCDPLSSDGEAYRDRVVAAGGHAYWFEEPGLVHGYLRARHTVDRARASFTRIVEAVSTLGKGEWIW, from the coding sequence ATGACCGATTACAGAAAACTCATCGACGCCGAGACCTGGGCCTTCATCGAGAAGACCAATTCCTATTACCCGCCGGACACGATCGACTACACGATCGCCGAACAGCGGGCGATCTACGACCGGATGTGCCGGGAGTTTTTCGCCGGCTACCCGCATGGCGTGACGACGGAAACGACCGCCATCCCCACGCCGACCAACAGCATCCCGATCCGCATCTATCGCAACGCGGAACCGGACAAGGCCGCGATGGTGCTCTATGCCCATGGCGGCGGCTTCATTCTCGGCGGATTGGACAGCCATGACGATGTCTGCGCCGAACTCTGCGCCCGCACCGGCTACGAGGTGGTCTCGGTCGATTACCGTCTGGCGCCGGAACATCTCCACCCCGCCGCCTTCGACGACGTGCTTAGCGCCTTCGAATGGGCTGCCAGGACCTATGACTGCCCGGTCCTGCTCTGCGGCGACAGCGCCGGCGGCAATCTCTGCGCCGCCATTGCCCACGCGACGCGCGGTCATGTGAAGAAGCCGGCGGCCCAGCTGCTGATCTATCCCAGCCTCGGCGGCGACCGCTCCAAGGGGTCCTACGTCACGCATGCCGAGGCGCCGATGCTGACCGCACGCGATATCGAATTCTACAAGCATATTCGCACCGGCGGCGTCGACCGGACCGGCGACATCACGCTGTATCCGCTCGCCGACGCCAATTTTGCCTACCTGCCTCCGACCGTGCTGATCACCGCACAATGCGACCCGCTGTCGTCCGACGGCGAGGCTTATCGCGACCGCGTCGTCGCGGCGGGCGGCCATGCCTACTGGTTCGAGGAGCCGGGGCTGGTGCACGGCTATCTCCGGGCCCGCCATACGGTCGACCGGGCACGCGCCAGCTTCACGCGTATCGTCGAGGCGGTCTCCACGCTCGGCAAAGGCGAATGGATCTGGTGA